The genomic stretch GGTTTGCATAATGCGCATCACCGGAATTTTGCCCCGCTGCGGATGGGTTACGTAAGCGCGACTGTGGGCAATGAATTGTTCTTTTCTTTCTTGACTCGTGAGCGCGGGCGGCCCTTCGCAATCAAGGGCGGCAGCCTGCTCCAGTGTGTCAACTTTTTGGCGCAGGTCCATAAAATAATTATAAGAACTGATGTTCTTTCTGTCAAATAATCTGGGGGGATACTGGCGAATGTCCCTGACAAATAACCTAATCCAGCCATTGCATTTGGGTTTCCAATGTTATACAATCAAAAGGTAAGGTAAACAATTGGTTGAGGCAATCCAGCCCTCATCAGTCGCAATCCAAGGAGGATTAAAGTGTTACAACCCAAACCCACCCCCGGAGACAGCGCGTGGTTTGTCCACGACCGTTTTGGCATGTTCATTCACTGGGGTCTATACGCCCTGCCCGCCCGGCACGAATGGGTTAAAAGCCGTGAGGAGATTTCTGATGCGGATTACCAAAAATATTTTGAACAATTCAACCCCACTTTGTACCACCCCCAACAATGGGCGCGCGCGGCCCGGGAAGCGGGAATGAAATACGCCGTTATCACTGCCAAGCATCACGAAGGCTTTTGCTTGTGGAATACCCAATATACCGACTACAAAGTGACCAACACGCCCTACGGCAAAGACCTGCTCACGCCCTTTGTGGAGGCCTTTCGCGCCGAGGGTTTGCGGATTGGTTTTTACTACTCCCTGCTTGATTGGCATCACCCGGATTTTCCCATTGACATCCACCATCCCCTCCGCAACCATCCCGCAGCCGCCAAAATGAATACGTCGCGCACTATGTCGGTTTATGCCGAATATATGCGTAACCAGATACGGGAACTGCTCACCAATTTTGGCCAGATTGACGAACTCTTCTGCGATTTTTCTTACCCCAACCGGGCCTACCAGGGCCTGCCCGGCAAAGGCCGCCAAGATTGGGAAAGCGAGAAACTGGTCAAACTCATCCGTGAGTTGCAACCAAACGTCATGCTCAACAACCGGCTTGACCTGCCTGAAGCCGCCGACTTTTACACCCCGGAGCAAATCCAACCCCCGAAGTGGGTTCGCATCAAGGGCCAACCCGTACTCTGGGAAACTTGCCAAACCTTCAGCGGTTCCTGGGGTTATCACCGCGACGAAGAAACCTGGAAAAGTCCCGGCCAGTTAATCCGCATGCTGATCAGCACCGTTGCCTGCGGCGGCAACCTACTGATGAACGTCGGCCCTACCGCTCGCGGCACGTTTGACCGGCGGGCGCTCGACGCACTGGCCGTTTACCGAGATTGGATGGCTGTCAACAGCGCCGCTATCTACGGCTGCACCCAGAGTGAATTCACCCCGCCGCAGGATTGCCGATTGACCCAAAATGGCAAGAGACTCTATATTCATGTGTTTGCCTGGCCGTTCATGCATCTGCTGGTAAAAGGATTGGCGGGCAAAGTGAAATACGCTCAATTTCTACACGATGGCAGCGAAGTGCTGCTGGACGCCATTCCAGAGTGGCAACTGGAACACATGCAAATATCCAATGATACTCTGATTTTGACCCTGCCGGTTAAAAAACCCAACGTAGTGGTGCCGGTTATTGAACTGACCCTGAAATAAAAAACGA from Anaerolineae bacterium encodes the following:
- a CDS encoding alpha-L-fucosidase encodes the protein MLQPKPTPGDSAWFVHDRFGMFIHWGLYALPARHEWVKSREEISDADYQKYFEQFNPTLYHPQQWARAAREAGMKYAVITAKHHEGFCLWNTQYTDYKVTNTPYGKDLLTPFVEAFRAEGLRIGFYYSLLDWHHPDFPIDIHHPLRNHPAAAKMNTSRTMSVYAEYMRNQIRELLTNFGQIDELFCDFSYPNRAYQGLPGKGRQDWESEKLVKLIRELQPNVMLNNRLDLPEAADFYTPEQIQPPKWVRIKGQPVLWETCQTFSGSWGYHRDEETWKSPGQLIRMLISTVACGGNLLMNVGPTARGTFDRRALDALAVYRDWMAVNSAAIYGCTQSEFTPPQDCRLTQNGKRLYIHVFAWPFMHLLVKGLAGKVKYAQFLHDGSEVLLDAIPEWQLEHMQISNDTLILTLPVKKPNVVVPVIELTLK